In a single window of the Xiphophorus couchianus chromosome 10, X_couchianus-1.0, whole genome shotgun sequence genome:
- the tob1b gene encoding protein Tob1b has protein sequence MQLEIQVALNFIISYLYNKLPRRRVNIFGEELERQLKKKYEGHWYPDKPYKGSGFRCIHVGEKVDPVVEEAAKESGLDIADVRNNLPQDLSVWIDPFEVSYQIGEKGPVKVLYVDDNNENGSELDREIKNSFNPEAQVFMPISDPVGASSESSSPSPPFGQSAAVSPSFMPRSTQPLTFTTATFAATKFGSTKMKSSGRGGNNNSSTATSGSTKVARTSPTNNLGLNVNTLLKQKAMSTSMHSLYGLGQQQKASALSPNAKEFVFPSLQGQSSPGAAFPADGPLGLGPLQYNNAFDVFTAYGSLNDKSLMDGLSFSLSNMQYSNQQFQPVMAN, from the coding sequence ATGCAGCTTGAAATTCAAGTAGCACTCAACTTCATCATTTCCTACCTGTACAACAAACTCCCAAGACGGCGTGTGAATATTTTCGGCGAAGAGCTTGAGAGGCAGCTGAAGAAGAAGTATGAAGGCCACTGGTACCCGGACAAGCCGTACAAAGGCTCGGGGTTCCGGTGCATCCACGTAGGCGAGAAGGTGGACCCCGTGGTGGAGGAGGCGGCCAAAGAGAGCGGGCTGGATATCGCGGATGTCCGGAACAACCTGCCCCAGGACCTGAGTGTCTGGATTGACCCCTTCGAGGTCTCCTACCAGATCGGGGAGAAGGGCCCCGTCAAGGTGCTGTACGTGGACGACAACAACGAGAACGGCTCTGAGCTGGACCGGGAGATCAAGAACAGCTTTAACCCCGAGGCGCAGGTGTTCATGCCCATCAGCGACCCCGTCGGGGCATCCTCGGAGTCCAGCTCGCCATCTCCTCCCTTTGGCCAGTCGGCCGCCGTCAGCCCGTCGTTCATGCCGCGCTCCACCCAGCCCTTAACCTTCACCACCGCCACCTTCGCCGCCACCAAGTTCGGCTCCACCAAGATGAAGAGCAGCGGCCGCGGTGGCAACAACAACAGTAGCACCGCCACCAGCGGCAGCACCAAGGTGGCCCGCACCTCCCCCACCAACAACCTGGGTCTGAATGTCAACACTCTACTGAAGCAGAAAGCCATGTCCACCTCCATGCACTCGCTGTACGGGCTGGGCCAGCAGCAGAAGGCCTCCGCCCTGTCGCCCAATGCCAAGGAGTTTGTGTTCCCCAGCCTGCAGGGCCAGTCCAGTCCCGGGGCCGCATTCCCCGCCGACGGTCCCCTGGGGCTCGGCCCCCTGCAGTACAACAATGCCTTCGACGTGTTCACGGCCTACGGAAGCCTGAACGACAAGTCGCTCATGGACGGGCTCAGCTTCAGCCTGAGCAACATGCAGTATTCTAACCAGCAATTCCAGCCGGTCATGGCTAACTAA